In a genomic window of Trichoplusia ni isolate ovarian cell line Hi5 chromosome 28 unlocalized genomic scaffold, tn1 tig00004120_group27, whole genome shotgun sequence:
- the LOC113506871 gene encoding putative nuclease HARBI1, whose translation MLRLTRSTHRRSTLCHYLAARLIVESGNVRRETREISRRALLRKNIANINVQYLSDTEFRNRFRLSKEAFLHLCCELRVKSSLRPSKRISLEHKVLCALSFYATGSYQRIVGMAKCLGQTTVSKYVRQVTDALVTPSILNYFIKFPATLEQRNIIKNKFYTKFGIPGVIGCIDGSHFHIFTPKRDIEHLFYCRKHFYSLNVQMICDSECRIINVNAKYGGATHDAFIWEIVKPIDISRT comes from the exons ATGCTTAGATTAACAAGAAGCACCCATCGACGTAGCACGTTGTGCCATTATCTTGCGGCGCGATTGATTGTTGAAAGTGGAAATGTACGAAGAGAAACTAG AGAAATCTCGAGGAGAGCTCTcctcagaaaaaatatagccAATATTAACGTGCAATATCTAAGCGATAcagaatttagaaatagatttcGTCTCAGTAAGGaagcatttttgcatttatgttGCGAATTAAGGGTCAAATCTAGTCTAAGACCAAGTAAAAGGATCAGCCTGGAACATAAA gTACTGTGtgctttatcattttatgcTACAGGCTCCTACCAAAGAATAGTAGGAATGGCTAAATGTTTAGGGCAAACCACAGTTAGTAAATATGTGAGACAGGTTACTGACGCCCTTGTAACCccctcaatattaaattactttataaaatttcctGCGACGCTAGAGCagcgtaatattataaaaaacaa attttatacaaaatttggcATCCCTGGAGTAATAGGATGCATAGATGGGtctcattttcatatattcacTCCAAAAAGAGACattgagcatttattttattgcagaaaGCATTTCTACTCACTGAATGTGCAAAtg ataTGTGACAGTGAATGCcgaattattaatgttaatgcaaAATATGGAGGTGCTACCCACGACGCATTTATTTGGGAAATAGTCAAGCCAATAGATATATccaggacataa